In one window of Lewinellaceae bacterium DNA:
- a CDS encoding gluconate 2-dehydrogenase subunit 3 family protein, whose amino-acid sequence MNRREALLYSGQLLGYTITGTVLAGVLNGCQAPPALGWEPKVLAPEDASYLAEVCETILPKTDTPGAKDVGVDRYIDAMLLENYSEEERNAFLEGIKTFRQDCISSQGKDFLKLTPEERTAYLAAMDANTPPKPPSIWGISTEKFVAPPFWRSLKELTVTGYFTSEEVGKNVLRYLPIPGSYEGCIPYTTGERAWSL is encoded by the coding sequence ATGAATCGCAGAGAAGCGTTATTATACAGTGGTCAATTGCTTGGTTACACCATCACCGGAACTGTCCTCGCCGGTGTGCTTAATGGTTGTCAGGCACCCCCGGCGCTCGGGTGGGAACCTAAGGTCCTGGCTCCGGAAGATGCATCCTACCTGGCCGAAGTTTGCGAGACCATCCTACCTAAGACAGATACACCAGGTGCCAAGGATGTTGGCGTTGACCGCTACATCGATGCCATGCTCCTTGAGAATTACAGTGAAGAAGAACGCAATGCTTTCCTGGAAGGCATCAAGACATTTCGCCAGGACTGCATCTCCAGCCAGGGTAAGGATTTTCTAAAACTGACTCCGGAAGAACGTACAGCTTATCTGGCTGCCATGGATGCTAATACCCCTCCAAAACCACCATCTATCTGGGGCATATCAACCGAAAAATTTGTAGCTCCACCTTTCTGGAGATCGCTGAAGGAATTAACGGTCACAGGATATTTTACTTCTGAAGAAGTAGGCAAGAATGTTCTGCGTTATCTGCCTATCCCCGGAAGTTATGAAGGATGTATTCCTTATACTACGGGAGAGCGGGCATGGTCTTTGTGA
- a CDS encoding TIM barrel protein — MNRKEALHLMTGGSISLGLAGTGLKWPTMSESVTLKGNINHSACRWCYGKIPLDELCTQAKAIGLVGIDLLKPEEWQTAFDHGLTCTMAYPEYSSLTEGFNDPKMHAKLQDSYVKGIVLAAEAGLKNMICFSGNRNGLGDEQGLENCATGLEPLVKLAEKHNIILQMELLNSKVNHPDYQCDKSPWGVALVEKLGSPNFKLLYDIYHMQIMEGDVIATIRKNKDYYGHYHTGGVPGRHELNEQQELYYPAIMQAIVDTGYKGYVAQEFVPTGDDPIGSLRHGVMTCDV; from the coding sequence ATGAATCGCAAAGAAGCATTGCATCTCATGACCGGAGGGTCCATAAGTTTGGGGCTTGCCGGTACCGGTTTAAAATGGCCAACTATGTCAGAATCTGTTACTCTGAAAGGAAATATCAATCATTCTGCCTGCCGCTGGTGTTATGGCAAGATACCCCTGGACGAGTTATGCACCCAGGCCAAAGCCATCGGCCTGGTGGGCATCGATCTGCTCAAACCGGAAGAGTGGCAGACAGCCTTTGATCATGGGCTAACCTGCACCATGGCCTATCCGGAATATTCCAGCCTGACCGAAGGATTTAACGACCCAAAGATGCATGCCAAGTTGCAGGATTCCTATGTAAAAGGTATCGTGCTGGCTGCCGAGGCAGGCCTGAAAAACATGATCTGCTTCTCTGGAAACCGCAACGGCCTGGGTGATGAACAAGGACTGGAAAATTGTGCCACCGGCCTGGAACCATTGGTTAAGCTGGCTGAAAAACATAACATCATCCTCCAGATGGAATTGCTCAACAGCAAGGTCAACCATCCGGATTATCAGTGCGATAAATCCCCCTGGGGTGTGGCGCTGGTGGAGAAGCTGGGTTCACCCAATTTCAAACTCCTGTACGACATCTACCATATGCAGATCATGGAAGGAGATGTCATCGCCACCATCCGGAAAAACAAGGATTACTATGGTCATTATCATACCGGTGGCGTACCCGGAAGACACGAACTCAACGAACAGCAGGAATTGTATTATCCGGCCATCATGCAAGCCATTGTAGACACCGGATACAAAGGGTATGTCGCTCAGGAGTTTGTTCCAACCGGCGACGATCCGATCGGCTCCTTGCGCCATGGCGTGATGACCTGCGACGTATAA
- a CDS encoding efflux RND transporter permease subunit, which yields MLKPIIRFFLENKLAAYVLLIVFTVWGLITAPFTWNLPLPADPVPVDAIPDLGENQQIVFTEWMGRSPQDVEDQITYPLSTTLLGIPGVKSIRCNSMFGFSSIYIIFDESVEFYWSRSRILEKLNALPNGLLPPGVQPSLGPDATALGQVFWYTLEGRDDQGNPTGGWDLQEIRSVQDFQVKYALNAVEGVSEVASVGGFVKEYQIDVNPQALQSYGIPLSAVMDAARNSNRDAGAQTIEMNQAEYLVRGLGYVHTVEDLQKAVVRVTNNVPIRIGDVAVVTMGPAPRRGILDKDGAEVAGGVVVARYGANPLKVIDGVKQKIREINAGLPSKTLADGRVSHLTVIPFYDRTQLIHETIGTLERALSDEILITIIVVMVLVFNLQASILISSLLPIAVLMTFIVMRYAGVEANIVALSGIAIAIGVMVDVGIVFVENMVRHLEMPENKGIRGKKLKDTIFLAVSEVSSAIFTALATTLVSFLPVFALQGAEGKLFRPLAFTKTIALGAAFVLGLVVLPALAHLVLSLRTDRTRTRRFWSVVLIAFGAGLYYYSGLWIALVLCVLGLNRLFEDRWMERRKSVPSYLQIGILVLAATYLLAGEWVPLGHQQPTSVNFLFVIGIVGGILLALWAMVYFYEPVLKWCLRNKALFLLLPVITIFFGIVIWLGWHRTMGFADRSMEAIGIEAGELSFWKSMERRFPGLGKEFMPSLDEGSFLLMPTAMPHSGVEANRQTVAQLDMLLANIPEVDLAVGKAGRAESALDPAPIFMFENVINYKPEYIIDASGRRLTFQVDGAGRYVLATGDTLSQEQILARGIGREALIPDQHGQYFRNWRPEIKHPDDIWDEIVRVAQLPGITSAPKLQPIETRLVMLQTGMRAPMGIKVFGPDLQTIEVFGLRLEDLLKQVDGVKAEAVFADRIVGKPYLNLRIDRDAASRYGLNIEDVQRFIEAAIGGVTVATTVEGRERYDVRVRYPRELRDNPERIRNMLIPTPVGPQVPLGDLVRIEYLPGPQMIKSEETFLVGFVLFDKQEGRAEVDVVEAAQAFLADKIRTGELVVPTGVRYVFSGTYENQVRAVKRLGIVIPLCLILIFLLLYFQFKTIIASTIHFSGVFVAFAGGFILIWLYGQDWFLNFSVADMSMRTLFQIHPINLSVAVWVGFIALFGIATDDGVIMGTYIHQVFEEKQPQSVPEVRAAVLEAGKKRVRPAMMTAATALIALLPVLTSTGKGADIMVPMAIPTFGGMSIQLMTMFVVPVLQALWRENVVKKQSKSKSHEIA from the coding sequence ATGCTCAAACCGATTATCCGGTTTTTCCTGGAAAATAAACTGGCAGCCTATGTGCTCCTGATTGTATTTACGGTCTGGGGCCTGATCACTGCGCCATTTACCTGGAATTTACCGTTGCCTGCTGACCCTGTACCGGTAGATGCCATCCCGGATTTAGGTGAAAATCAGCAGATCGTTTTCACCGAATGGATGGGCCGTTCCCCACAGGATGTGGAGGACCAGATCACCTATCCGCTTAGCACGACCTTATTGGGTATCCCGGGTGTGAAGTCCATCCGCTGTAATTCCATGTTTGGCTTTTCCAGCATCTACATCATCTTTGATGAAAGTGTCGAATTTTACTGGTCGCGATCCCGCATACTCGAAAAGCTGAATGCTTTACCCAATGGTCTGCTCCCTCCCGGGGTACAGCCGAGCCTGGGGCCCGACGCTACTGCGCTGGGCCAGGTATTCTGGTACACACTGGAAGGGCGCGATGATCAGGGCAACCCAACCGGAGGCTGGGATCTGCAGGAGATAAGGTCTGTACAGGATTTTCAGGTCAAGTATGCACTCAATGCCGTGGAAGGCGTATCTGAAGTGGCATCGGTGGGAGGATTTGTGAAAGAATACCAGATTGATGTGAATCCGCAGGCATTGCAATCCTATGGCATACCCCTGTCTGCGGTCATGGATGCGGCCCGCAACTCCAACCGGGATGCCGGTGCCCAGACCATCGAGATGAATCAGGCCGAATACCTGGTCCGGGGCCTGGGTTATGTGCATACCGTCGAAGACTTGCAAAAAGCTGTGGTCCGTGTCACGAATAATGTTCCGATCCGCATCGGTGATGTCGCTGTGGTTACGATGGGGCCTGCTCCCCGTAGGGGTATCCTGGATAAGGACGGTGCGGAAGTGGCTGGTGGCGTAGTAGTTGCCCGCTATGGAGCCAACCCGTTGAAGGTGATCGACGGAGTGAAGCAAAAGATCAGGGAGATCAATGCGGGCTTGCCCAGCAAAACATTGGCCGATGGCCGGGTATCGCATTTGACGGTAATCCCGTTTTATGACCGCACCCAGCTGATTCATGAGACGATTGGCACCCTCGAACGAGCGCTGTCCGACGAGATCCTGATCACCATCATTGTAGTCATGGTCCTGGTGTTTAACCTGCAGGCATCGATCCTGATCTCCAGTTTGCTTCCGATAGCAGTTTTGATGACCTTTATCGTGATGCGTTATGCCGGCGTGGAAGCCAATATCGTGGCTTTGTCGGGGATAGCGATAGCCATTGGAGTGATGGTAGATGTGGGTATTGTATTCGTGGAGAATATGGTCCGGCATCTGGAAATGCCGGAAAACAAGGGCATCCGCGGTAAAAAATTAAAGGACACCATCTTCCTCGCCGTCAGCGAGGTATCCAGCGCCATTTTTACCGCTTTGGCCACGACACTGGTTAGTTTTCTTCCGGTTTTTGCTTTGCAGGGAGCCGAGGGAAAGCTGTTCAGGCCATTGGCTTTTACGAAGACAATCGCGTTAGGAGCGGCCTTTGTGCTGGGACTCGTGGTGTTGCCAGCGCTGGCTCATCTGGTGTTGTCCTTACGGACGGACCGCACACGCACACGGCGTTTCTGGAGTGTGGTGCTCATTGCATTCGGTGCAGGATTGTATTATTATTCAGGACTTTGGATAGCTCTTGTACTCTGTGTGCTGGGTCTCAACCGTCTTTTCGAAGATCGCTGGATGGAACGCCGGAAGTCCGTTCCATCCTATCTGCAGATCGGTATTCTGGTCTTGGCGGCTACTTATCTGCTGGCCGGGGAATGGGTGCCTCTCGGTCACCAGCAACCCACTTCAGTCAACTTTTTGTTTGTAATCGGGATCGTAGGAGGCATACTTCTGGCTCTCTGGGCTATGGTCTATTTTTACGAGCCTGTACTAAAATGGTGTTTACGTAATAAGGCTCTCTTCTTGCTACTTCCGGTTATTACCATTTTTTTTGGGATAGTCATCTGGCTGGGATGGCATCGAACCATGGGTTTTGCCGACCGGTCCATGGAGGCCATTGGCATTGAGGCCGGTGAATTATCATTCTGGAAATCCATGGAGCGCAGGTTTCCGGGCCTGGGAAAAGAATTTATGCCTAGCCTGGATGAAGGTAGTTTTTTACTCATGCCTACCGCCATGCCTCACTCCGGCGTGGAGGCAAACCGGCAGACTGTCGCTCAGCTGGACATGCTATTAGCTAATATCCCGGAAGTGGACCTTGCCGTAGGGAAGGCCGGACGTGCAGAGAGCGCCCTGGATCCTGCACCCATTTTTATGTTCGAAAATGTGATTAACTACAAGCCGGAATACATCATCGACGCATCAGGAAGACGACTGACTTTTCAGGTGGATGGTGCGGGCAGGTATGTGCTGGCCACCGGCGACACTCTGAGTCAGGAACAGATCCTGGCGCGTGGAATAGGAAGAGAGGCATTGATTCCCGATCAGCATGGCCAGTATTTTCGCAATTGGCGGCCCGAGATCAAGCATCCGGATGATATCTGGGACGAGATCGTGCGCGTAGCCCAGCTTCCGGGGATCACTTCCGCACCGAAATTACAGCCCATAGAAACCCGGCTGGTGATGTTACAGACCGGTATGCGGGCACCGATGGGCATTAAAGTTTTTGGCCCCGATCTGCAAACCATAGAAGTTTTCGGTCTGCGGCTGGAAGACTTGTTAAAACAAGTGGATGGCGTGAAAGCAGAAGCTGTTTTTGCCGACCGCATTGTTGGTAAGCCCTATCTCAATCTCAGGATCGACCGGGATGCCGCTTCCCGTTATGGTCTGAACATTGAGGACGTGCAGAGGTTTATTGAAGCCGCCATCGGTGGGGTCACCGTAGCCACCACCGTGGAAGGGCGGGAGCGCTATGATGTCCGGGTACGTTATCCGCGTGAACTGCGTGATAACCCCGAGCGGATTCGCAATATGCTGATCCCGACTCCAGTGGGTCCTCAGGTCCCGTTAGGGGATCTGGTCCGGATCGAATACCTTCCGGGGCCGCAGATGATCAAAAGTGAAGAGACCTTTTTGGTAGGTTTTGTCTTGTTTGACAAACAAGAAGGAAGGGCAGAGGTCGACGTGGTCGAGGCAGCTCAGGCTTTCCTGGCGGATAAGATCCGGACGGGCGAACTCGTCGTGCCGACTGGAGTACGCTATGTTTTTTCCGGCACCTATGAAAACCAGGTCCGTGCAGTCAAGCGTCTGGGGATCGTCATACCGCTCTGTTTGATCCTGATATTCCTGCTGTTGTATTTTCAGTTTAAGACGATCATTGCTTCCACCATTCACTTCTCCGGGGTTTTTGTAGCCTTTGCCGGAGGATTTATTCTGATCTGGCTTTATGGCCAGGACTGGTTTCTGAATTTTTCCGTCGCCGATATGTCCATGCGGACCCTCTTTCAGATCCACCCGATCAATCTTAGTGTGGCGGTGTGGGTCGGATTCATTGCATTGTTCGGTATTGCAACGGATGATGGGGTCATTATGGGCACCTACATCCACCAGGTCTTTGAGGAGAAACAACCGCAGTCCGTCCCGGAAGTTCGTGCCGCAGTACTGGAAGCCGGAAAGAAAAGAGTTCGCCCGGCAATGATGACGGCGGCAACGGCACTGATCGCTCTGCTACCCGTATTGACTTCCACGGGTAAAGGTGCCGATATCATGGTGCCAATGGCTATCCCCACCTTCGGAGGCATGTCCATTCAATTGATGACCATGTTTGTCGTCCCGGTATTACAAGCCCTGTGGCGCGAGAATGTGGTTAAAAAACAATCCAAATCGAAAAGTCATGAAATTGCATAA
- a CDS encoding GMC family oxidoreductase — MYFNSNDTNTFDAIVIGSGVSGGWAAKELCEKGLKTLVLERGRPVRHMADYPTMNTDPWDLPMRGALTAEERKKFHVQNRSGFIDEYNKQFFINDLENPYKEDKRFDWIRGDQTGGKSLTWGRQCYRWSDLDFEANAKEGIGVDWPIRYKDIAPWYDYVEKFVGVSGEKLGLAHLPDGQFQKPMELNCVEQVAREKIESNFPGRVFTIGRVANLTEQLNGRGPCQFRNRCNRGCPYSAYFSSVSVTLPAAEKTGNLTIRNHSIAHSIIYDPESGKASGVRIVDTETKEMQEFYAKVVFVCASAMASTAVLLNSTSDRFPNGLGNDSGELGHNLMDHHYFVGAIGSFPGMEDKYYKGRRPNGVYIPRFYNIDARSKNDAFLRGFGYQGGASRSGWDGGINGGGIGADFKNKLFEPGGWSLALNGFGECLPDHHNRLYLHDTEKDPYGIPMVVFDAEFKSNEIAMRDFMKNDASAMLEAAGCKDIYTFDYLGAPGKCIHEMGTARMGHDPKTSVLNKNNQVHSVPNVYVTDGACMTSSSCVNPSITYMALTARAVDHAVKELNRQNL, encoded by the coding sequence ATGTACTTTAACAGCAATGACACCAATACCTTCGATGCGATCGTCATCGGGTCCGGAGTGAGCGGAGGATGGGCCGCCAAAGAATTATGTGAAAAAGGCTTGAAGACCCTGGTTCTTGAGCGTGGTCGTCCGGTGCGGCACATGGCCGATTATCCGACCATGAACACCGACCCCTGGGATTTGCCCATGCGCGGAGCACTGACCGCCGAAGAACGCAAAAAATTCCATGTCCAGAATCGCAGCGGATTCATTGATGAGTACAATAAGCAATTTTTTATCAATGACCTGGAGAATCCCTATAAAGAAGACAAGCGCTTCGACTGGATACGTGGTGATCAGACCGGTGGTAAATCCCTGACCTGGGGCAGGCAGTGCTACCGCTGGAGTGACCTGGATTTCGAAGCCAATGCCAAAGAGGGCATCGGCGTCGACTGGCCGATACGGTACAAGGATATTGCACCCTGGTACGATTATGTCGAAAAATTCGTAGGGGTAAGTGGTGAAAAGCTGGGCCTGGCACACCTACCGGATGGCCAGTTTCAGAAACCCATGGAGCTGAACTGCGTCGAGCAGGTCGCCAGGGAAAAGATCGAGTCTAATTTCCCGGGCCGGGTGTTTACCATCGGCCGCGTCGCCAATCTTACCGAGCAGCTGAATGGCCGGGGTCCTTGCCAGTTTCGCAATCGCTGCAACCGGGGATGCCCGTATTCCGCTTACTTCAGCAGTGTGTCGGTCACCCTTCCTGCAGCTGAAAAAACCGGTAATCTGACCATCCGCAATCATTCCATAGCCCATTCGATCATCTATGACCCGGAGAGTGGCAAAGCCAGTGGCGTACGGATCGTAGACACCGAGACCAAGGAAATGCAGGAATTTTATGCCAAAGTGGTCTTTGTGTGTGCTTCTGCCATGGCGTCCACTGCCGTATTGCTGAATTCGACGTCGGACCGCTTCCCTAACGGACTGGGCAATGACAGCGGCGAACTGGGACATAACCTGATGGACCATCATTACTTTGTAGGCGCCATCGGATCATTCCCCGGTATGGAAGATAAATATTACAAGGGTCGCCGGCCCAACGGTGTCTATATCCCCCGGTTTTATAACATCGATGCACGCAGTAAAAACGATGCCTTCCTGCGTGGGTTTGGCTACCAGGGTGGTGCCAGTCGAAGTGGCTGGGACGGAGGGATCAATGGGGGCGGAATCGGTGCCGACTTCAAGAATAAGCTTTTTGAGCCGGGAGGCTGGAGCCTTGCACTCAACGGATTTGGAGAATGCCTGCCCGATCACCACAACCGCCTTTACCTCCACGACACCGAGAAAGACCCGTACGGCATCCCAATGGTGGTGTTTGATGCCGAATTTAAATCGAACGAAATCGCCATGCGTGATTTCATGAAGAACGATGCATCGGCCATGCTTGAAGCCGCCGGCTGTAAAGACATCTATACCTTTGATTACCTCGGGGCACCGGGTAAATGCATCCACGAGATGGGAACAGCACGCATGGGACATGATCCCAAGACTTCCGTCCTCAACAAGAACAATCAGGTTCATAGCGTGCCCAATGTTTATGTGACCGATGGGGCGTGCATGACCTCCTCGTCCTGTGTTAATCCGTCCATAACCTACATGGCGTTGACGGCACGGGCAGTCGATCATGCTGTGAAAGAACTCAATCGCCAAAACCTTTAA
- a CDS encoding alpha/beta fold hydrolase has product MTIEKQAVHFHTRAIKISAWMMKKQGLRSPAPAIVMGPGLSGVKDCIYDLIAGVLAAADYVVVLFDYPGFGESEGLPQQEVNPDLQIETYRAAFDFLSSQQGVDTNRIGLWGGSYSGSHALVAASLENRVRCVVAMTPFVSGSAHWQSLSDKMRIRLSALFEKEEEQLQASEQPSLIPVVSNDPHVFCMLPGPSAYQFGMFCKQQSEYWRNEVTLNSLAMHFRYDPIRWVPDIQAPVLMQIAEEDELIPASESKRLYQALHVVKEFRTIPGNHFSPYQTCRDLAMTQAINWFDRHLK; this is encoded by the coding sequence ATGACGATAGAAAAACAGGCGGTCCATTTTCACACGCGAGCCATTAAGATCAGTGCCTGGATGATGAAAAAACAGGGTTTACGATCACCTGCTCCTGCCATTGTGATGGGTCCGGGTTTATCAGGCGTCAAAGATTGTATCTACGATCTGATTGCCGGGGTCCTGGCTGCGGCGGATTACGTCGTCGTTCTTTTCGACTATCCCGGATTCGGCGAGAGTGAAGGCCTGCCGCAACAAGAGGTTAATCCTGACCTTCAGATTGAGACTTATCGCGCTGCATTTGATTTTCTAAGCTCACAGCAAGGTGTCGATACCAACAGGATTGGCTTATGGGGTGGAAGTTACAGTGGTTCCCATGCCCTGGTTGCGGCATCGCTGGAAAACCGTGTACGATGTGTGGTTGCCATGACACCGTTCGTCAGCGGATCGGCGCATTGGCAAAGCCTTTCTGATAAAATGCGGATAAGATTAAGTGCCCTCTTTGAGAAGGAAGAAGAGCAATTACAGGCAAGTGAACAGCCTTCTTTGATTCCTGTGGTATCCAATGATCCTCATGTTTTCTGCATGCTCCCTGGTCCGTCAGCCTACCAATTTGGCATGTTTTGTAAACAACAATCGGAATATTGGCGCAATGAAGTCACACTGAACAGCCTTGCCATGCATTTTAGGTACGACCCTATCCGATGGGTTCCGGACATCCAGGCACCTGTACTTATGCAGATTGCTGAAGAAGATGAACTCATCCCAGCCAGTGAATCCAAGCGATTGTATCAAGCCTTACATGTGGTGAAAGAATTCAGGACCATACCCGGAAATCATTTTTCACCTTACCAGACTTGCAGGGATCTGGCGATGACACAAGCTATCAATTGGTTTGACCGGCACCTGAAATAA
- a CDS encoding TolC family protein, with amino-acid sequence MKLHKPKTHWLGILAVLLLNAGMTGAQELDDYIGMALKNSPAIKAQGLAYEASMQKIPQVRSWADPQVNASLFINPMMLPMGNQIGNLSVMQMLPRKNEFNIRESLATGQADLNLKEGRILANDLIYQVTTAWYALVANREMQALQQRNLDLLADIKTLAEAQFRQGNASMTDVLRVDVVKDDIQTNLEILADEQSAREKQFNLLLNQDPGTSLKYPDTLEALNAELLPVTTFDGHPQAALLDQRSEVANAIIESTNLSRKPVFGVGLQYTPLYRRKNASFELPPNTGRDMIMPMATVSIPIWRKQYDAAVREQHIAQAQFAEQKEALFLELRKDEEELGYQLEKTRANLLKRDRQYATTRQILDLLMSEYQNGSGTMEELLRVEQQLLNYRLEQIELKMNYYQLEAKRNMLYGNRNYNY; translated from the coding sequence ATGAAATTGCATAAACCGAAAACCCACTGGTTGGGAATCCTTGCTGTGCTACTACTTAACGCCGGGATGACCGGAGCCCAGGAGTTGGACGATTACATCGGGATGGCATTAAAAAATAGTCCTGCCATCAAAGCTCAGGGGCTGGCATATGAAGCGTCCATGCAAAAAATCCCGCAGGTCCGGTCCTGGGCTGACCCCCAGGTCAATGCATCGCTTTTCATCAATCCGATGATGCTCCCTATGGGCAATCAGATCGGTAACCTGTCCGTCATGCAGATGCTGCCCAGAAAGAATGAGTTCAACATTCGTGAATCATTGGCGACTGGTCAGGCTGATCTTAATCTCAAAGAAGGCCGTATCCTCGCCAACGATTTGATCTATCAGGTAACCACAGCGTGGTATGCTCTGGTGGCTAATCGTGAAATGCAGGCCCTCCAGCAGCGGAATCTGGACCTCTTAGCGGATATTAAAACATTGGCCGAGGCACAGTTCCGTCAGGGCAATGCTTCGATGACAGACGTTTTACGGGTAGACGTCGTCAAGGATGATATTCAGACAAATCTTGAAATCCTGGCAGATGAACAATCTGCACGGGAGAAACAGTTTAACCTATTGCTCAACCAGGATCCGGGCACTTCCTTAAAATACCCTGACACACTGGAAGCCCTGAATGCAGAGCTATTGCCTGTCACAACCTTTGATGGCCATCCGCAGGCTGCGTTGCTGGATCAGCGTTCTGAAGTTGCGAATGCAATTATCGAAAGTACCAACCTCAGTCGCAAGCCGGTATTCGGGGTCGGATTGCAATACACACCGCTTTACCGGCGCAAAAATGCATCCTTTGAGTTACCACCCAATACTGGAAGAGACATGATCATGCCAATGGCTACCGTGTCGATACCCATCTGGCGCAAGCAATACGATGCTGCAGTCCGGGAACAGCATATCGCTCAGGCACAATTTGCCGAACAGAAGGAAGCGCTGTTTCTGGAATTGCGCAAAGACGAAGAGGAACTTGGTTATCAACTGGAAAAAACCAGGGCCAATCTGCTCAAGCGCGACCGTCAATACGCAACGACCCGACAGATCCTTGACTTACTGATGTCCGAATACCAAAATGGCTCGGGAACGATGGAAGAATTATTACGGGTAGAACAGCAGTTGCTGAACTACCGTCTGGAGCAAATCGAATTGAAAATGAATTATTATCAGCTGGAAGCCAAACGCAATATGCTGTACGGCAACCGCAATTACAACTATTAA
- a CDS encoding efflux RND transporter periplasmic adaptor subunit, which produces MKSQTRTLILAVLVTLVLGILIGRWLAPKQQHMPSSEVTSTESSVTEWTCSMHPQIRQHEPGKCPICGMDLIPVGNLSGDDNPMEISMSPTAVQLANIQTAVIRTGQAEKEIRVIGKVQADERRVFSQVTHLEGRIESLEINFTGEPVTKGQTLATIYSPDLVTGQQELFTAYTLRNSQPALYEAAREKLKNWKISDAQIDAIIAAGKPRETFPITADVGGLVMAKKVNLGDYVMRGMPLYDIVDLSRIWVLFDIYEQDLSLVHVGSKIEFTFQSIPGQTYSGKITFIDPVIDPMTRSAKARVEIPNNNGQLKPEMFASGFMRIPVGSRRQQIVIPASAVLWTGERSLVYVKNPDMGTPSFQMHEITLGPNLGNEYLVKSGLETGMEIVVNGTFAVDAAAQLAGKPSMMSPRTLPASTMDTIPRLAEVPPAFHRAIGALLTDYLVLKDALVAGDIVNAPQIVSRLFIKAEQMPLEDLKGDASAIVRNQIGAMKETLKQMQQNDQLEALRAQFKPLSKLMIDFATAFGPFEQPVYVQHCPMADHNKGADWLSVQKNIRNPYFGDAMLTCGSTIREIND; this is translated from the coding sequence ATGAAATCACAAACGCGAACCTTGATACTGGCCGTTTTGGTCACGCTCGTGCTAGGAATACTGATCGGCAGGTGGCTGGCACCAAAACAGCAGCATATGCCGTCATCTGAAGTTACCTCTACCGAGTCTTCTGTTACCGAATGGACTTGTTCCATGCACCCGCAGATCCGGCAGCATGAACCCGGCAAGTGCCCCATCTGTGGTATGGACCTCATACCGGTAGGAAACCTGTCCGGAGACGACAATCCAATGGAGATTAGCATGAGCCCCACAGCGGTTCAGCTGGCAAATATTCAGACCGCAGTGATCCGGACGGGCCAGGCGGAAAAGGAGATCCGTGTCATCGGAAAGGTACAGGCCGATGAACGCCGGGTTTTCTCCCAGGTGACACATCTGGAAGGCCGGATCGAGTCCCTGGAGATCAATTTTACCGGTGAACCGGTGACCAAAGGTCAGACACTGGCTACCATTTATTCGCCAGACCTGGTTACAGGCCAGCAGGAGCTCTTTACCGCCTATACCCTGCGTAATTCCCAGCCGGCGCTGTACGAGGCAGCCCGTGAGAAATTGAAAAACTGGAAAATTTCCGATGCACAGATCGATGCCATTATCGCTGCAGGCAAGCCCCGGGAAACTTTCCCGATCACCGCTGACGTAGGTGGGCTGGTGATGGCCAAGAAAGTCAATCTGGGGGACTATGTGATGCGCGGAATGCCTTTGTATGATATTGTAGACCTGAGTAGGATCTGGGTCCTTTTTGACATTTACGAACAAGACCTTAGCCTGGTCCATGTTGGGAGTAAGATTGAATTTACCTTTCAGTCCATTCCCGGACAGACCTACTCGGGTAAGATAACATTCATCGATCCGGTTATTGATCCGATGACGCGATCAGCAAAAGCCAGGGTGGAAATTCCCAACAACAATGGCCAGTTGAAACCTGAAATGTTTGCCTCCGGGTTTATGCGTATACCCGTAGGATCCCGGCGGCAGCAGATTGTGATTCCGGCATCTGCAGTATTGTGGACCGGTGAGCGTTCCCTGGTTTATGTGAAGAATCCCGATATGGGCACACCTTCTTTTCAAATGCATGAGATCACCCTCGGACCGAATCTGGGTAATGAATACCTGGTTAAGTCTGGACTGGAGACCGGCATGGAAATCGTCGTGAATGGCACCTTTGCAGTTGACGCAGCAGCCCAGCTGGCCGGTAAACCAAGCATGATGAGTCCCAGGACCTTGCCAGCAAGCACGATGGACACCATCCCCAGGCTGGCGGAAGTTCCGCCGGCATTCCACCGGGCAATCGGTGCTTTGCTGACCGATTACCTGGTTTTAAAAGATGCTCTGGTTGCAGGAGATATCGTCAATGCACCTCAAATCGTGTCCCGGCTCTTTATCAAGGCAGAGCAAATGCCACTGGAGGATCTTAAAGGCGATGCATCGGCCATAGTACGCAATCAGATCGGTGCCATGAAAGAGACGCTGAAACAAATGCAGCAGAATGATCAACTGGAGGCTTTACGGGCTCAATTCAAACCGTTGTCCAAACTGATGATCGACTTTGCGACAGCATTTGGGCCATTCGAACAGCCGGTCTATGTTCAGCATTGCCCAATGGCCGATCATAACAAAGGTGCTGACTGGCTCAGTGTCCAGAAAAACATTCGCAACCCTTATTTTGGCGATGCGATGTTGACTTGTGGGTCCACGATCCGGGAAATTAATGACTAG